One Paramisgurnus dabryanus chromosome 9, PD_genome_1.1, whole genome shotgun sequence genomic window, ttttcataataAATTTACCTACCGGGGGAGAGAAGGGGGGAAACGCACAGGAGAGAAGCAACGACAAGACAAGATGCAAAATGGAGCAGCACTCAGCGTTTGATTACTGGATGCAAAGGCGTTGATTTGGGtagggacgctagggacatgttgTCCCTACCAATATCCAGGGAacactgaattgtccctagcaataattttgACCAAACAATAAATCTATATGTACAGTGacgaaaataagtatttgaacgccctgctattttgcaagttctcccacttagaaatcatggaggggtctgaaatcgTCATGTTAGGAAAATGTCCACTGTGAaagacataataaaaaaaatccagaaatcacaatgtatgattttttttactatttatttgtatgatacagctgcaaataagtatttgaacacctgataaagtcaatgttaatattttggtacagtagcctttgtttgcaattacagaggtcaaacgtttcctgtagtttttcaccaggtttgcacacactgcaggaGGGATTTTGGCCCACTTCTGCACACGGATCTTGTttagatcagtcaggtttctggcctgtcactgagaaacacagagtttgagctccctccaaagattctctattaGGTTTAGGTCTATTGACTGGTTATGCCACgccagaaccttgatatgcttcttacagagctactccttggttatcctggctgtgtgcttcaAGTCATTTTTATGTTGTAAGACCCAGCCTCAACCCATCTTCAATGCCctaactgagggaaggaggttgttccccaaaatcttGCAATGCATGGCCCtggtcatcctctccttaatacagtgcCGTTGCCCTGTCCCATGTGTAGAAAAATATCCCccaagcatgatgctaccacccccatgcttcacagtagggttggtgttcttgggatggtactcatcattcttcttcctccaaacacgtttacaggaaatatgaccaaaaagttttattttggtctcatctgaccacatgactttctcctatgactcctctggatcatccaaatggtcattggcaaacttaagacgggcctgggcatgtgctggtttaagcaggggaaccttccgtgccatgcatgatttcaaaccatgacgtcttagtgcattaccaacagtaaccttgggaacggtggtcccagctattttcaggtcattgaccagctcatccgtgtagttctgggctgatttctcatctttcttaggatcattgagaccccacaaggtgagatcttgcatggagccccagtccgaggaagattgacagtcatgtttagcttcttccattttctaatgattgctccaacagtggaccttttttcaccaagctgcttggcaatttccccgtaGCCCTTCCCAGCCTTGTGaaggtgtacaattttgtctctagtgtctttggacagctctttggtcttggccatgttagtagttggattcttgcAGATTGTATGGGCTGGACAGGTGTACTTATGCAGctaacaggtgcatctaatttaggataataaattgagcggaggtggacattttaaaggcagactaacaggtctttgatggtcagaattctagctgatagacaggtgttcaaatacttatttgccactgtatcatacaaataaatagttgaaaaaataatacattgtgatttctctcacagtggacatgcacaaTGCTGACAATtacagacccctccatgatttctaagtgggagaacttgcaataTAGcaaggtgttcaaatacttattttcctcactgtatacATTCGTGATTGTTTGAGTTTTTCCGGGGGAAAGGGGGAGGGGTGTGGAAACGCACAGGAGAGAAGCAACGATGAGACAAGATGCAAAATGGAGCAGCACTCAGCGTTTGATCACTGGATGCAAAGGCGTTGATTTGGGtagggacgctagggacatgttgTCCCTACCAATATccagggaagactgaattgtccctagcaataatttcgaccaaacaatgaATCTATATGTACATATAACCACTGATGTCCTCCGTCTGTGACTTGTAGTTTATGTATTACttgttaaattaaacatttatttaccaattaatatttaaatgagATTCAAATCTTTTACAACTGCATTCTGTAAACTTAGCGCTATAGGTGGTTAACACAAACAGTTAATAAATCTCAATTTCTGCAACAAGtcccgcaaaaaaaaaaaaaaaaaaacgtacacCCTTGACTGGATGTATAGACACcatttcaattttaaataaactcgCAGTTTAAAGAAACACTTCAGTTTTATTTGTGAGGTGACATTTTAGACCTAGCAGTGTTGTTGCAGTGGTTTTCGTGAAattcaatattgttttttgcaatgttgccgtttttgtttttatttacttaagTAAATCATTGTTAGTATTGTGAAGTATTAACTGTCCGTACACTTTTGTTGGTGAAATagaattgaatatatttttatatatttaaaatcaaataaGATTTGTCAAAAGTAATCTAAATGTAATCCAAAAGTAGCAGATTAAGTTAACAAAGATGTGTAATCTAAGAGATTATATTACTGGCTACAAATTTTTTCATGTAATTCGTAATCAGTAATGGATTACAATTCATAAGTAATCTGCCCAGCTCTGTTTACACGTATgcctttagacacttttatccagaTTGACTTGCAGTTTATTAATAATCCTTCGCATTTGATTTGTTCATGTATTAAATGTTTTCACATGATGCTGCTACTAGTGCCATTTAACTTCTCTCCCTTTTCTTTCAGGATCTGTTAGTCTTATTGGACCTGCTCGGTGCGCCAGATCCATTGATTGTCAGTCACTTTGATAACACGGCTAGATGGTTTGACCGACTGATCGCTGCAGGTAGAAGCACAACACGGATTtgattgtgtttgtttgcaGTACAGTGACCGCCAGCACTATCAGCAtctttctgtttttgtttttagagAAGAGACTCCACAAGCAGGGCTTGCTGACATCTCACCCAATAGAACAAAGTTACTTCAGGAAAGACTTTTATCTTGGTCCAGTGCAGGATGACCACATCCCATTTCTAAACAGGGGTCAGTACTCACACACACCCACATATTACGTGTTTTTGTAAAATGATCTGCATAAGTTATATCAGGTGTGAATTTGAACCAGTGCCCATTTTTCACCAGGTGTACCTGTGCTCCATTTGATCCCTACACCATTTCCTCAGTTCTGGCACACACTGGACGACACGGAGGAGAAGATGCACAGACCCACGGTGGAAAATCTTACCAGAATCCTGGCTATATTCGTAGCTGAGTACCTGAGCCTCTAAACGCATTTTCATCCTACAGCTGACATTTACTCGCATATCCATGACTCCCATGGGTCATGTGATCATGTGTGTCATGTAGGAGTTGATAATAATGAGCCATGAATCAAAAAGGCACACGATATAATGCAGTGTGTTTATTTGGACTGTGAATGCTACATCCTGAAGATATAtataattcatttatttttccgcTGAAAAGAGCCATAATTTAATTATACTTtattctcgccatgaatatagcctttGAAGCTGGTATGGtgttaaaaaagaaagaaagaaaagagccATAAGGGGGCAATGTTATGATATGGCAGCTGTGAAGAAGCCCTATAAAGATGTAACTCTTAGAGGGTGTTGTTTGAGGCACTGTTACAAAAATTATTGTATCAAAAATCCACAATACTGTTATAGCTCAATTACTTGATTTTAAATTCAAAAGTGGAACCCTTTTAAATTCTCTACTATGGTACAATATCTTTATACAGTTTCCaatgattattttttattgaaacACTGCTTTAAAAATCAAAGAGAGATTAGAACATAAAAATTTGACATTGGGAGAATTAAAAAGATTTCATGTTGTGACAAATTCCTTGGtatattaatttataatgtTAAAACTCTGAATAACTATGTGAAATGGTCACACAGTTCATAATAAAATAGGGGAAAAAATGCTGGTTACATTTTTTTGCCACACAATATGGCATATATGGTgttcaaatatataatataatacaaaCTTAACAATGCCTGCTACTGTATAGATGGTTTTATCGAACACACGCTCGTCACGGTTACGCACCTGGAGGCATATTACAGAAAAATCGTAACTATTTGTTAACCATGGTAATTTCAGTTAGGACCTCATTTAAGACGAAGGCtattacagaatgatgtttttaagtgcattatcttatcttaactgcAGATTGGAAAGTGATATTACAGAAGCATCCTATCTTGACAGAACATCTTAAAAACGGTCTTAACTTAGGGTAACCTCACAGGTGTCCTaacttaaaatttaaatgaaagCCAACTGAAACAATCACATTGTGTTGGACTTACACAATTGACTCAGGATCTATTTCTTATCATGTctctatcaaatgttgaaatataCAGTGGTATTCTAGCACTTAGGaagaaaagtttttatttttatttttgtaattcgCATTTGCAAAATGCGTAATTTTAATGGTTACTCACAGATGATGTGCATGGCATTGgtattaaacaataataaaaaaaaacatacaagtGATTTAAGATTTCCTAACTAAAGATGAGATAAGATTTGATGAGATAAGAATCTGACCTAATTTAACGTATCATATCTTAAGACCTGTTATACGCCCCCTGGCCTGAAGTTAACCTCTGGTCTTTGTTAATTGGTCCGACTAGTGGCTAAATtgacctctggaacaaataccttgttaaaaattaaaatgtttggtttcctaaagacaagAGGAGATGGCAAGCAATGTTTGGGCCACAAAAGTGTTCGTTTAATGTTATGGCCACTGAAACCTTCTAGCAATGGTTCCCAAAATTCTCATTTTGTGACCCACTCAAAtgggtacactgcaaaaaatgattttcaagaaaaaaaattcttagtgtttttgtcttcttttcagtaaaaatatctaaaaaaaaatcttaaattaagatgctttttcttgatgagtaaaaCGACTCAAGaatatttaagtgattttgtgcataaaacaagcaaaaaaatctgccaatggggtaagcaaatttttcttgaatttagtgtttaagaaaaatgttcaagattattttgcttatcccattggcagattttttttgcttgttttatgcacaaaatcacttaaattttatttattttttggtctaaaactagacttattttcttgggttgttttgcttatcaagaaaaggcatcttaatttaagaatttttagatatttttactgaaaagacaaaaataattagaattttttttcttgaaaatcttttttttttttgcagtgtataaactATCCCGGTACCCATCAACATATAAAATGGAAATATGAGAATAATACACAGTTGGCTTCATTTATGATTGAGAAGTTTTTATTTTCCTTGTCgttgtattaattaaatgtaagtttaatagaaataacaaaataatttataGTATATTACATCAAAATCATTCTCATTGCTACTCCTTAATCGGATTGAACtgttttttttgtgtcattcaccACAAAAGCAAGGTGACTTTGCCCGACCCACCTTATATCACTGGTCCCAACCCCTTGAAAACCCCTGATCTACAGTATGGTAACtcaacacaaaaatatattgtgTGAAATAAGGGCTTTTAAAGCTTTTGATCGAAAACTTCGGATAAAAGTGCTGTGAAACCCctgctaaagtcatttttttgtgatttacctTTTTCTACATAAGAATTATCCTACATAacgtaaagaacattctgtgaaaaataacattattttttatattgactgaataaggtcatgtcaaagattgaaatcagtgTAAAATCCATCTTTAATGCTCCTAATTTCATCATTAGATTAGGAGACTTCATTAGATTTCACAGATAGGCTCACAAATGTCAAAAGGAGAAAATATGCAAAATGAATGCACTTCTTTGAAACAATTatgaaaaataacatttattttgtacagaTATGAGCAGACAGGAAAAATAGTTACAGAAAGGGGTTAAGGTGGGATTAAGATGGCTGGAGCTGGATTCAAACATTTCTCGTTTCACACCAGGCTGTTAAAATAAGCTCAACTTACTATACTCGCATGTAAAAACCTGGTTTATGGTTTATCATCAGCACTAGTTAAGTAATATAAGGCTTTATTActttaagtaaggaataattgacaacgggccGTTTAATTATttggaaaataatgcacacccaagttGGTAATGTGGCACGTCGCACccatgggtgtgcattattttcaaataattcaaaggaccgaaGTAAATttttcctcttataccacggttatcACAAAAACTGCTCTGGTGcctatatttaaaacatttaaaaggttaggtttgcggtttacagaaaaataatcaacacacatagaacatttctcaaccaatcagaacaaagcattcaacagacccgtggtataaatagTATTAATATCTTTTAAGATTGAAAATTGAACCGATGCTTTTAACACAGCTGATAGTTTAACCTGCAATGCATTAAATGTATCCTAGTATTGTGCTGTTCCCAGGTGACGTAGAGGGGGCGGGTGGGCAGACAGGGAGCAGGAATACAGCGTGCTGGGGCTGCCTGGTGGAGAAAGTTCCTCATCAGAGCTCAAGAACACTCCTGCTGATGTTGTTCTGTTGGAAGACAGGAATGACCTGGATATAAAACCTCTAAAAGTTAGCTGATGAGACCATAAGATAATGCTCAAAAAGTTCAGATGAGAATATTAAAATACTGATCAAATATAAAACAAGTTCGTGTTTGTAACCCACCAGCAGAGGGCAGCATGGACCCAAAGCACAACTTTACCTTTGAAAATATCTATCATTGGTTCAACAGTAAAAAGTAAAGGGAGACACTAATAAAATTTGTCCTACCCTTGACGGCTAGTTGCAGCTCTGTCCCTCTGACGGCGGTTCTTAAACCAGTTGCTGACTTGTGTAGCAGTGAGACCAGTGGCTGCAGCTAAATCTCGTTTCTCTCGTGGTGAAGGGTATGGCTTTCTGCAGTACCAATCTCTCAACACACTGCGAGACTTTTCCTGAGAGCGGACAAAGCAGAAGATGCAACCAGAAGTTCTTGAATGTAATAGAAATGTTTGCAAGATTACTCCCAAACGTAAACAAAGTTGAGATTACCCTTGCAAGATCAGACTTAAATACAATTAGCACCTATTGTTTGGTAACTCTAAAGAAAGATCGAATTCACTGTGCAAAAATATATACTGCACCACCTTGAAGCAGTAGCTGGTCTCTTCTCCATCCCAGATAGTACGAGGCAGTGGGAATTTGCGACGGATCCGATATTTCCCTACAGCCCCCAGAGGACGGCCCCTTTGCAGTTCAGCCTCCATGTAGTGCGCCCGGAGCCAGAGTTGCTGTAGGAGAGGGTGACTGCGAGGAGTGAACATGTTCCCCTCCAACAAGGCATAAAGCTCTGCAAAA contains:
- the six9 gene encoding SIX homeobox 9 — encoded protein: MAMGFSPEQVACVCEVLLQSGSMDRLTSFLCSLPPTSSTIYLGTAQSQESVLKARAAVAFHHCRFAELYALLEGNMFTPRSHPLLQQLWLRAHYMEAELQRGRPLGAVGKYRIRRKFPLPRTIWDGEETSYCFKEKSRSVLRDWYCRKPYPSPREKRDLAAATGLTATQVSNWFKNRRQRDRAATSRQGSFLSSNRTTSAGVFLSSDEELSPPGSPSTLYSCSLSAHPPPLRHLGTAQY